A part of Amycolatopsis camponoti genomic DNA contains:
- a CDS encoding sensor histidine kinase, whose protein sequence is MTTEDAPKPRRGELRIYLGAAPGVGKTFAMLGEARRRLDRGTDVVVGLVETHGREKTAVLLDGLETVPRRHADHRGREFDEMDLDAILARAPEVAVVDELAHTNVPGSRNAKRWQDVEQLLEAGIDVLSTVNVQHLQSLNDVVERITGVTQQETVPDEVVRRAEQLELVDITPEALRRRLAHGNVYPAERIDAALGNYFRPGNLTALRELALLWVADQVDVALQRYRAEQRITDTWEARERVVVSITGGAESETLIRRASRIATRAGAELQVVHILRGDGLSGLGPAAIARCRTLAEEVGATFHTVVGDDVPTALLDFARGVNATQLVIGTSRRSRVARLFDEGIGAGVVRQSGPIDVHMVTHAEAGGRLRARLSASPLGFSRLVAGWVLSVVLPVLVTVVGFFIPSGLDFATDVISYVLATVVVALVGGLGPALVAAVLGAGLLNFFFTPPLYTLNVHTPQNLVTLIAMVVVAVLVALVVDQAARRATQAARARTEAALLASYARTVLTHTNPIERLLEKVRENFALTSVTLLEKQEGDWHRVAVAGEHPCADPDEADVDIAVTADVHLTLRGRALPAADRRVLEAVAGQALLALRQQRAAAAAARAERKAEATELRTTLLSAVGHDLRTPLTSIKASIGSLRAPDLRLSEEDTAELMEAIELSADRLAGLIDNLLDSSRLATGAVQPLLRPVGYDEVVAHALSNVDSSDAVRVAVDDQLPAVLADPGLLERVVANVLDNALRHGGAPVSARASAHSGHVELRIVDHGKGLRKGTADSAFAPFQRLGGDRDTTPGVGLGLSVAKGFTEAMGGTIRAEDTPGGGLTVVISLPEHSVTFEEVR, encoded by the coding sequence GTGACCACTGAAGACGCCCCGAAGCCGCGCCGCGGGGAGCTGAGGATCTACCTCGGCGCGGCTCCGGGGGTCGGCAAGACCTTCGCCATGCTCGGCGAAGCCCGGCGACGGCTCGACCGCGGCACCGACGTCGTCGTCGGGCTGGTCGAGACGCACGGCCGCGAGAAGACCGCGGTGCTCCTGGACGGCTTGGAGACGGTGCCGCGGCGGCACGCCGATCACCGCGGCCGCGAGTTCGACGAGATGGACCTCGACGCGATCCTCGCGCGGGCCCCGGAGGTCGCCGTCGTCGACGAGCTGGCCCACACGAACGTGCCGGGCTCGCGCAACGCCAAGCGCTGGCAGGACGTCGAGCAGCTCCTGGAGGCCGGGATCGACGTGCTGTCGACGGTCAACGTGCAGCACCTGCAGAGCCTCAACGACGTCGTCGAGCGCATCACCGGCGTCACCCAGCAGGAGACCGTGCCGGACGAGGTCGTCCGCCGCGCCGAGCAGCTCGAGCTGGTCGACATCACCCCGGAGGCGCTGCGGCGGCGGCTCGCCCACGGCAACGTCTACCCGGCCGAGCGGATCGACGCCGCGCTCGGCAACTACTTCCGCCCCGGCAACCTCACCGCGCTGCGCGAGCTGGCGCTGCTCTGGGTGGCAGACCAGGTCGACGTCGCCCTGCAGCGCTACCGCGCCGAGCAGCGGATCACCGACACGTGGGAGGCGCGCGAACGCGTCGTCGTCTCCATCACCGGCGGCGCGGAGAGCGAGACGCTCATCCGCCGCGCCAGCCGGATCGCCACCCGGGCCGGCGCCGAGCTGCAGGTCGTCCACATCCTGCGCGGCGACGGCCTGTCCGGGCTCGGCCCGGCCGCGATCGCCCGCTGCCGGACGCTGGCCGAAGAGGTCGGCGCGACCTTCCACACCGTCGTCGGCGACGACGTGCCGACCGCGCTGCTGGACTTCGCGCGCGGCGTGAACGCAACCCAGCTGGTGATCGGCACTTCGCGGCGCTCGCGCGTGGCGCGGCTGTTCGACGAGGGGATCGGGGCCGGCGTGGTCCGGCAGTCGGGGCCGATCGACGTCCACATGGTCACCCACGCCGAGGCTGGCGGGCGCTTGCGGGCGCGGCTGAGCGCGAGCCCGCTGGGGTTCTCGCGGCTGGTCGCGGGCTGGGTGCTCAGCGTCGTCCTGCCGGTGCTGGTGACCGTCGTCGGGTTCTTCATCCCGTCCGGGCTGGACTTCGCCACCGACGTCATCTCCTACGTGCTGGCGACCGTGGTCGTGGCGCTGGTCGGCGGCCTCGGACCGGCGCTGGTCGCGGCCGTGCTCGGCGCCGGGCTGCTCAACTTCTTCTTCACGCCGCCGCTGTACACGCTCAACGTGCACACCCCGCAGAACCTGGTGACGCTGATCGCGATGGTCGTGGTCGCGGTGCTCGTCGCGCTGGTCGTCGACCAGGCCGCGCGCCGGGCCACCCAGGCGGCGCGGGCGCGGACCGAGGCGGCGCTGCTCGCCTCCTACGCCCGGACCGTGCTCACCCACACCAACCCCATCGAACGGTTGTTGGAGAAGGTCCGCGAGAACTTCGCGCTGACGTCGGTGACGCTGCTGGAGAAGCAGGAAGGCGACTGGCATCGCGTGGCGGTCGCGGGGGAGCACCCGTGCGCCGACCCGGACGAGGCCGACGTGGACATCGCCGTCACCGCCGACGTCCACCTGACCCTGCGCGGGCGTGCTCTGCCGGCGGCCGACCGGCGGGTGCTGGAAGCCGTGGCCGGGCAGGCGTTGCTCGCCCTGCGCCAGCAGCGGGCGGCCGCCGCCGCGGCGCGCGCCGAGCGCAAGGCGGAGGCGACCGAGCTGCGCACGACGCTGCTGTCGGCCGTCGGACACGACCTGCGCACGCCGCTGACGTCGATCAAGGCGTCGATTGGCAGCCTGCGCGCGCCGGATCTGCGGCTGTCCGAAGAGGACACCGCCGAGCTGATGGAGGCCATCGAGCTGTCGGCCGACCGGCTGGCCGGGCTGATCGACAACCTCCTCGACTCGTCGCGCCTGGCCACCGGGGCGGTGCAGCCGCTCCTGCGTCCGGTCGGCTACGACGAGGTCGTCGCGCACGCTTTGTCCAATGTGGACTCCTCGGACGCGGTGCGGGTGGCCGTGGACGACCAGCTCCCGGCGGTCCTCGCCGACCCCGGCCTGCTGGAACGCGTGGTCGCGAACGTGCTGGACAACGCCCTGCGGCACGGCGGGGCGCCGGTGTCGGCGCGGGCCAGCGCGCACTCCGGGCACGTCGAGCTGCGGATCGTCGACCACGGCAAGGGCCTGCGCAAGGGGACCGCGGACTCGGCGTTCGCGCCCTTCCAGCGTCTCGGCGGTGACCGGGACACGACGCCGGGCGTCGGGCTCGGCCTGTCCGTGGCGAAGGGGTTCACCGAAGCGATGGGCGGGACGATCCGCGCCGAGGACACGCCGGGCGGCGGCCTCACGGTCGTGATCTCCTTGCCGGAGCACAGCGTCACGTTCGAGGAGGTGCGATGA
- a CDS encoding response regulator translates to MNDLGATVLVVDDEPQIVRALRINLNARGYKVITAHDGTAALKAVAETKPDVVVLDLGLPDLDGTEVIAGLRGWTTVPIIVLSARGDSADKVQALDAGADDYVTKPFGMDELLARLRAAVRRSAVTGADDVDAVVETASFSVDLAAKKVRLSDGDEVHLTKTEWGVLELLVRNRGRLVAQKQLLHEVWGPSYERESHYLRVYLAQLRRKLEPEPSRPRHLLTEPGMGYRFEV, encoded by the coding sequence ATGAACGACCTGGGCGCCACCGTGCTGGTGGTCGACGACGAGCCGCAGATCGTGCGGGCGCTGCGGATCAACCTGAACGCCCGCGGCTACAAGGTGATCACCGCGCACGACGGCACGGCCGCCTTGAAAGCGGTGGCCGAGACCAAGCCGGACGTCGTGGTGCTCGACCTGGGGCTGCCGGACCTGGACGGCACGGAGGTGATCGCCGGCTTGCGCGGCTGGACGACGGTCCCGATCATCGTGCTGTCCGCCCGCGGCGACTCGGCCGACAAGGTCCAGGCCCTGGACGCGGGCGCGGACGACTACGTCACCAAGCCGTTCGGCATGGACGAGCTGCTGGCCCGGTTGCGGGCGGCGGTCCGCCGCTCGGCGGTGACGGGCGCGGACGACGTGGACGCGGTGGTGGAGACGGCGTCGTTCAGTGTCGACCTGGCCGCGAAGAAGGTCCGCCTGAGCGACGGCGACGAAGTCCACCTGACGAAGACCGAGTGGGGCGTGCTGGAGCTGCTGGTGCGCAACCGCGGGCGGCTGGTGGCGCAGAAGCAGCTGCTGCACGAGGTGTGGGGGCCGTCCTACGAGCGGGAGTCCCACTACCTGCGGGTGTACCTGGCCCAGCTGCGGCGCAAGCTGGAGCCGGAGCCGTCGCGGCCCCGGCACCTGCTCACCGAACCGGGCATGGGTTACCGCTTCGAGGTCTGA
- a CDS encoding TetR/AcrR family transcriptional regulator, protein MSDPVKRRYDTSRRQEQARENRRRILTAASGLFREKGYAGTAMPEVAKVAGVAVQTVYKAFANKATLLKAVFDVTLAGDDEDVPIAGRDFIAAIQAEPDAARKIGMYLEHLAAVAPAVTPVQLLARDAAAADPAAAEVWRQMRRETLTAMTYFAADLLATGQVKPGLAADDVRDVLWTYHGPEQYELLCLERGWPPERYGQFLRDAIVAAVLV, encoded by the coding sequence ATGTCCGACCCTGTCAAGCGCCGGTACGACACGTCCCGGCGTCAGGAGCAGGCGCGGGAGAACCGCCGCCGGATCCTGACGGCGGCGTCGGGCCTCTTCCGCGAGAAGGGGTACGCGGGCACCGCGATGCCCGAGGTCGCGAAGGTCGCGGGGGTCGCGGTCCAGACCGTCTACAAGGCGTTCGCGAACAAGGCGACCCTGCTCAAGGCCGTCTTCGACGTCACCCTCGCCGGCGACGACGAGGACGTCCCCATAGCCGGCCGCGACTTCATCGCCGCGATCCAGGCCGAGCCGGACGCCGCCCGGAAGATCGGGATGTACCTCGAGCACCTCGCCGCGGTCGCCCCGGCGGTGACGCCGGTGCAGCTGCTCGCCCGCGACGCGGCCGCCGCCGACCCCGCGGCCGCCGAGGTCTGGAGGCAGATGCGCCGCGAAACGCTGACGGCGATGACGTACTTCGCGGCGGACCTGCTCGCCACCGGGCAGGTCAAGCCCGGCCTGGCCGCCGACGACGTCCGCGACGTCCTGTGGACCTACCACGGTCCGGAGCAGTACGAGCTGCTGTGCCTGGAGCGCGGGTGGCCGCCGGAGCGCTACGGCCAGTTCCTGCGCGACGCGATCGTCGCCGCGGTCCTGGTCTAG
- the smc gene encoding chromosome segregation protein SMC, which produces MHLKSLTLKGFKSFASATTLRFEPGITCVVGPNGSGKSNVLDALRWVMGTQGAKDLRGGKMEDVIFAGTAGRAPLGRAEVTLTIDNADGALPIEYAEVSITRRMFRDGASEYEINGDRCRLMDVQELLSDSGIGREMHVIVGQGQLSAILESKPEERRAFIEEAAGVLKHRKRKEQTLRKLANMQGNLDRLGDLTTELRRQLKPLGKQAEIARRAQAVQSELRDSRLRLLADDLVTQRSAISRDEADEKTARQRRAEVEQTLEIVSAEETELESSLAEDAPLLQTAQETWYKLSALAERLRGTVRLAIERQRHLSADVSTSTGGRDPEELLEEAERVAEQEEELNEAVMEARELLAQTVLRREDLEQRVQAAERAHWAAVRAIADRREGMAKLTGQVEALRSKNGATSDEIDRLSVSLEESAERAEIAVEELEVAKAEGGVEESDDSGLMDRHDRAVEANNAAKARVEELVKAERAAEREIASEKARVEALSMGLRRKDGAGALLGASHELPGLLGSVAALLTVEPGYEVALAAALGPVADAVAVTGGEDALRALKYLKDTDSGRAGILLGGPESTVDTYSWPSLPDGARWAREVVTAPAQLRPAVEQALDKLALVRDLESARHLVAVHPEVRAVTAEGDVFGARWAIGGSGKRESVIEVQAAVDEAGERLRTAERSLERYAAELEGARAEQQARREEVSQAKDALGEAKVRKARSSERLSRLQQAARQAQAEVERFSGQRAKVEQSREQALAQLAELEERLAAVAEQPVEDDPDTAERDAAVEELAVVRQEEMEARLAQRTAEERARSIAGKAEGLRRAAHAEQQARERAERAAANRKRGAEIANAVVNGGEIALDRIEQSVQRAAAERDQVQARRQSREAALTGVRAKVRELTGELEKLTDAVHRDEVLRAEQRLRLETLEAKIAEDFGIGLTELVQEYGPDVPVPPSAGEMAEYEAAKDRGEDVTPPPPMPYDRDTQARRAKRAEKDLSLLGKVNPLALEEFAALEERYKFLSTQLEDLKDTRKDLEAVIKQVDEKILEVFAGAYADVAREFETVFSVLFPGGEGRMVLTEPDDLLSTGVDVEARPPGKKVKRLSLLSGGEKSLVAVGMLVAIFRARPSPFYVMDEVEAALDDTNMRRLIGLLEQLRDSSQLIIITHQKPTMEIADALYGVSMQGDGITKVISQRLRTADDEPVAVG; this is translated from the coding sequence GTGCACCTGAAAAGCCTGACGCTCAAGGGCTTCAAGTCCTTCGCCTCGGCCACCACGCTGCGCTTCGAGCCGGGCATCACCTGCGTTGTCGGGCCGAACGGCTCGGGCAAGTCCAACGTGCTGGACGCCCTGCGCTGGGTCATGGGCACCCAGGGCGCCAAGGACCTGCGCGGCGGCAAGATGGAGGACGTCATCTTCGCCGGCACCGCGGGCCGCGCCCCGCTCGGCCGCGCCGAGGTCACCCTCACCATCGACAACGCCGACGGCGCGCTCCCCATCGAGTACGCCGAGGTGTCGATCACCCGCCGGATGTTCCGCGACGGCGCCAGCGAGTACGAGATCAACGGCGACCGCTGCCGCCTGATGGACGTCCAGGAACTGCTGTCGGACTCCGGCATCGGCCGCGAGATGCACGTCATCGTCGGGCAGGGCCAGCTCTCGGCGATCCTTGAATCCAAGCCCGAAGAGCGCCGCGCCTTCATCGAAGAGGCCGCCGGCGTCCTCAAGCACCGCAAGCGCAAGGAACAGACCCTGCGCAAGCTGGCCAACATGCAGGGCAACCTCGACCGCCTCGGCGACCTCACCACCGAGCTGCGCCGCCAGCTCAAGCCGCTGGGCAAGCAGGCCGAGATCGCCCGGCGGGCCCAGGCCGTCCAGTCCGAGCTGCGCGACTCCCGCCTGCGCCTGCTCGCCGACGACCTGGTCACCCAGCGCAGCGCGATCTCCCGCGACGAGGCCGACGAGAAGACCGCCCGCCAGCGCCGCGCCGAGGTCGAGCAGACCCTCGAGATCGTCTCCGCCGAGGAGACCGAGCTGGAGTCGTCGCTCGCCGAGGACGCGCCGCTGCTGCAGACCGCCCAGGAAACCTGGTACAAGCTCTCCGCGCTGGCCGAGCGCCTGCGCGGCACCGTCCGGCTGGCCATCGAGCGGCAGCGCCACCTGTCGGCCGACGTCTCGACGTCGACCGGCGGCCGTGATCCCGAAGAGCTCCTCGAAGAGGCCGAGCGCGTCGCCGAGCAGGAAGAGGAGCTCAACGAGGCCGTCATGGAGGCCCGGGAGCTGCTCGCCCAGACCGTCCTCCGGCGCGAAGACCTCGAACAGCGCGTCCAGGCCGCCGAGCGCGCGCACTGGGCCGCCGTCCGCGCGATCGCCGACCGCCGCGAGGGCATGGCCAAGCTGACCGGCCAGGTCGAGGCGCTGCGCAGCAAGAACGGCGCCACCTCCGACGAGATCGACCGCCTCAGCGTCTCCCTCGAGGAGTCCGCGGAACGCGCCGAGATCGCCGTCGAAGAGCTCGAAGTAGCGAAGGCGGAAGGCGGCGTCGAGGAGTCCGACGACTCCGGCCTGATGGACCGCCACGACCGCGCGGTCGAGGCCAACAACGCGGCCAAGGCGCGCGTCGAAGAGCTGGTCAAGGCCGAACGCGCCGCCGAGCGCGAGATCGCGTCCGAGAAGGCGCGCGTCGAGGCGCTGTCGATGGGCCTGCGGCGCAAGGACGGCGCGGGCGCGCTGCTCGGCGCGTCCCACGAGCTGCCGGGCCTGCTCGGCTCGGTCGCCGCGCTGCTGACCGTCGAGCCGGGCTACGAGGTCGCGCTGGCCGCGGCACTCGGCCCGGTGGCCGACGCGGTCGCCGTCACCGGCGGCGAGGACGCCCTGCGCGCCCTGAAGTACTTGAAGGACACCGACTCCGGCCGCGCGGGCATCCTGCTCGGCGGGCCTGAGTCCACTGTGGACACGTACTCGTGGCCGTCGCTGCCGGACGGCGCGCGCTGGGCCCGCGAGGTCGTCACGGCGCCGGCGCAGCTGCGGCCCGCCGTCGAGCAGGCCCTCGACAAGCTCGCCCTGGTCCGCGACCTCGAGTCGGCGCGCCACCTGGTCGCCGTGCACCCGGAGGTCCGGGCGGTCACGGCCGAGGGCGACGTCTTCGGCGCCCGCTGGGCGATCGGCGGCTCGGGCAAGCGCGAGAGCGTCATCGAGGTCCAGGCGGCCGTCGACGAGGCCGGGGAGCGGCTGCGCACGGCCGAACGCTCGCTGGAGCGCTACGCGGCCGAGCTGGAAGGCGCCCGCGCCGAGCAGCAAGCGCGTCGCGAAGAGGTTTCCCAGGCCAAGGACGCCCTCGGCGAGGCCAAGGTGCGCAAGGCACGCTCGTCGGAGCGGCTCAGCCGGCTGCAGCAGGCGGCCCGCCAGGCCCAGGCCGAGGTCGAACGCTTCAGCGGCCAGCGCGCGAAGGTCGAGCAGAGCCGCGAGCAGGCCCTGGCCCAGCTCGCCGAGCTGGAGGAACGGCTCGCCGCCGTCGCCGAGCAGCCCGTCGAGGACGACCCGGACACCGCCGAGCGCGACGCCGCCGTCGAAGAGCTGGCCGTCGTCCGGCAGGAAGAGATGGAAGCGCGGCTCGCGCAGCGCACCGCCGAAGAGCGGGCGCGCAGCATCGCGGGCAAGGCCGAGGGCCTCCGCCGCGCCGCGCACGCCGAGCAGCAGGCCCGCGAACGCGCCGAGCGCGCGGCCGCGAACCGCAAGCGCGGCGCCGAGATCGCCAACGCCGTCGTCAACGGCGGCGAGATCGCCCTGGACCGCATCGAGCAGTCGGTCCAGCGCGCGGCTGCCGAGCGCGACCAGGTCCAGGCCCGCCGCCAGAGCCGCGAGGCCGCGCTGACCGGCGTCCGCGCCAAGGTCCGCGAGCTGACCGGCGAGCTGGAGAAGCTGACCGACGCCGTCCACCGCGACGAGGTCCTGCGCGCCGAGCAGCGGCTCCGGCTGGAGACCCTGGAAGCCAAGATCGCCGAGGACTTCGGCATCGGGCTCACGGAACTGGTGCAGGAGTACGGCCCGGACGTCCCGGTCCCGCCGAGCGCGGGCGAGATGGCCGAGTACGAGGCGGCCAAGGACCGCGGCGAGGACGTCACCCCGCCGCCGCCGATGCCCTACGACCGCGACACCCAGGCTCGCCGCGCCAAGCGCGCCGAGAAGGACTTGTCGTTGCTGGGCAAGGTGAACCCGCTGGCGCTCGAGGAGTTCGCGGCGCTGGAGGAGCGGTACAAGTTCCTCTCCACGCAGCTGGAGGACCTCAAGGACACGCGCAAGGACCTCGAGGCGGTCATCAAGCAGGTCGACGAGAAGATCCTCGAGGTCTTCGCCGGGGCCTACGCGGACGTGGCCCGCGAGTTCGAGACGGTGTTCAGCGTGCTGTTCCCCGGCGGCGAGGGCCGGATGGTCCTGACCGAGCCGGACGACCTGCTGAGCACCGGCGTCGACGTCGAAGCGCGCCCGCCGGGCAAGAAGGTCAAGCGGCTTTCGCTGCTGTCCGGTGGCGAGAAGTCGCTGGTCGCGGTGGGCATGCTGGTCGCGATCTTCCGCGCCCGGCCGTCACCCTTCTACGTGATGGACGAGGTCGAGGCCGCGCTGGACGACACCAACATGCGCCGGCTGATCGGGCTCCTGGAGCAGCTGCGCGACTCGTCGCAGCTGATCATCATCACCCACCAGAAGCCGACGATGGAGATCGCCGACGCGCTCTACGGCGTGAGCATGCAGGGCGACGGCATCACGAAGGTGATCTCGCAGCGCCTGCGCACGGCCGACGACGAGCCGGTCGCGGTCGGCTGA
- a CDS encoding acylphosphatase, whose product MSEQQTNTRLTAWVRGRVQGVGFRWWTRSRALELGLVGSARNMPDGRVEVIAEGDRDHCERLLAILRSGESPGSVETVVERWSDPKGGLSGFLER is encoded by the coding sequence GTGAGTGAGCAACAAACGAACACACGATTGACGGCGTGGGTGCGCGGCCGGGTCCAGGGGGTCGGTTTCCGCTGGTGGACCCGCAGCAGGGCGCTCGAGCTCGGCCTGGTGGGCAGTGCTCGCAACATGCCCGACGGGCGTGTCGAGGTCATAGCGGAGGGTGATCGAGACCACTGTGAGCGGTTGCTGGCCATCCTGCGGTCGGGAGAATCACCCGGAAGTGTGGAGACCGTTGTCGAGCGCTGGTCCGACCCGAAAGGGGGACTCAGCGGCTTCCTGGAACGCTGA
- a CDS encoding potassium-transporting ATPase subunit C has translation MNTLVKQTWAGLRVLVVLTVLLGVLYPLAVWAIARIPGLEGNAEGSVVTQNGQAVGSSLIGVDPVPADPAHDPWFHNRPSALSKDALGPGDPSTSGASNKGPYNEDLVKTIGERKDAIAKREGVSPGQVPPDAVTASGSGLDPAISVAYADLQAQRVARVTGLPLDRVKQLIEANTSGAGIGVPGVNVLQLNLAVQAAAGGAH, from the coding sequence GTGAACACTCTCGTCAAGCAGACCTGGGCCGGGCTGCGCGTGCTGGTCGTGCTGACCGTCCTGCTCGGTGTGCTCTACCCCCTCGCGGTCTGGGCGATCGCCCGCATCCCCGGCCTGGAGGGCAACGCCGAAGGCTCGGTTGTCACGCAGAACGGCCAGGCCGTCGGGTCGTCGCTGATCGGCGTCGACCCGGTGCCCGCCGACCCCGCGCACGACCCGTGGTTCCACAACCGGCCCTCGGCGCTCTCGAAGGACGCGCTCGGCCCCGGCGACCCGTCGACGTCCGGCGCGTCCAACAAGGGCCCGTACAACGAGGACCTCGTGAAGACCATCGGCGAGCGCAAGGACGCCATCGCGAAGCGCGAAGGCGTGTCACCCGGCCAGGTACCGCCGGACGCCGTCACCGCGTCCGGTTCGGGCCTCGACCCGGCGATCAGCGTCGCCTACGCCGATCTTCAAGCACAGCGCGTCGCGCGCGTCACCGGCTTGCCGCTCGACCGGGTGAAGCAGCTGATCGAAGCGAACACGAGCGGCGCGGGAATCGGGGTCCCGGGCGTGAATGTGCTCCAGCTCAACTTGGCCGTGCAAGCCGCGGCCGGAGGGGCACACTGA
- the kdpB gene encoding potassium-transporting ATPase subunit KdpB yields MTVTEERPQVTPATETTGRVGAGVFSPRQLWTSLPDAFRKLNPKHQLGNPVMFVVWVGSALTTVFAVTDPSVFTILIAVWLWFTVLFANLAEAVAEGRGKAQAESLRKSKKETVARRLTASGSEEQVPGVELKIGDLVVVEAGQVIPGDGDVVEGIATVDESAITGESAPVIRESGGDRSAVTGGTTVLSDRVVVKITTKPGESFVDRMIALVEGASRQKTPNEIALTILLSTLTIIFLLAVVALQPMARYSGSEQSVIVLTALLVCLIPTTIGALLSAIGIAGMDRLVQRNVLATSGRAVEAAGDVSTLLLDKTGTITFGNRRATELIPVGSSTPDELARAARLASLADETPEGRSVVDLTSDHAGQDEHGEFVPFTAQTRMSGLDVGSRRIRKGAASAVRAWVRDNGGEFPDETERVVDEISAQGGTPLVVAEDTVVRGVIRLSDVVKPGMKERFKELRAMGIKTVMITGDNPLTAKAIAADAGVDDYLAEAKPEDKMALIKQEQEGGRLVAMTGDGTNDAPALAQSDVGVAMNTGTSAAKEAGNMVDLDSDPTKLIEIVEIGKQLLITRGALTTFSVANDLAKYFAILPAMFTGIFAQLGALNIMHLATPKSAILSAVIFNALIIVVLIPLALRGVRYKPSSASALLRRNLLVYGLGGIVSPFLGIWLIDLLVRLIPGIG; encoded by the coding sequence ATGACCGTCACCGAAGAACGACCCCAGGTGACTCCCGCCACCGAGACCACGGGACGCGTCGGCGCCGGGGTGTTCAGCCCACGCCAGCTCTGGACGTCGCTGCCCGACGCCTTCCGGAAGCTCAACCCCAAGCACCAGCTCGGCAACCCGGTGATGTTCGTGGTGTGGGTGGGTTCCGCGCTCACCACCGTCTTCGCGGTCACCGACCCGAGCGTGTTCACCATCCTGATCGCCGTCTGGCTCTGGTTCACGGTCCTCTTCGCGAACCTCGCCGAAGCCGTCGCCGAAGGGCGGGGCAAGGCGCAGGCGGAAAGCCTGCGGAAGTCGAAGAAGGAGACCGTCGCCCGCCGCCTCACGGCGAGCGGCTCGGAAGAACAGGTACCGGGCGTCGAGCTGAAGATCGGCGACCTGGTCGTCGTCGAGGCCGGTCAGGTGATCCCGGGTGACGGCGACGTCGTCGAGGGCATCGCGACCGTCGACGAGTCGGCCATCACCGGCGAGTCGGCCCCGGTCATCCGCGAGTCCGGCGGCGACCGGTCGGCCGTCACCGGCGGCACGACCGTGCTGAGCGACCGGGTCGTCGTCAAGATCACGACCAAACCCGGCGAGTCCTTCGTGGACCGCATGATCGCGTTGGTGGAAGGCGCCTCGCGGCAGAAGACGCCGAACGAGATCGCGCTGACCATCCTGCTCTCGACGTTGACGATCATCTTCCTGCTCGCCGTCGTCGCGCTGCAGCCGATGGCCCGCTACTCCGGCAGCGAGCAGTCGGTGATCGTGCTGACCGCGCTCTTGGTCTGCCTGATCCCGACGACGATCGGCGCGCTGCTGTCCGCCATCGGCATCGCCGGGATGGACCGACTGGTGCAGCGCAACGTCCTCGCGACCAGCGGCCGTGCGGTGGAGGCCGCCGGCGACGTCTCGACGCTGCTGCTCGACAAGACCGGCACGATCACCTTCGGCAACCGCCGGGCCACCGAGCTGATCCCGGTCGGATCGTCCACTCCGGACGAACTCGCGCGCGCCGCCCGGCTGGCCAGCCTGGCCGACGAAACCCCCGAGGGACGCAGTGTCGTCGACCTGACGTCGGACCACGCCGGCCAGGACGAGCACGGCGAGTTCGTCCCCTTCACCGCGCAGACGCGGATGTCGGGGCTCGACGTCGGCAGCCGCCGGATCCGCAAGGGCGCCGCTTCCGCGGTCCGCGCGTGGGTGCGGGACAACGGCGGCGAGTTCCCCGACGAGACCGAGCGCGTGGTCGACGAGATCAGCGCCCAGGGCGGCACGCCGCTGGTCGTCGCCGAGGACACCGTGGTGCGCGGGGTGATCCGGCTGTCGGACGTCGTCAAGCCCGGCATGAAGGAGCGGTTCAAGGAACTGCGGGCGATGGGCATCAAGACGGTGATGATCACCGGCGACAACCCGCTCACCGCCAAGGCCATCGCCGCGGACGCGGGGGTCGACGACTACCTCGCCGAGGCCAAGCCCGAAGACAAGATGGCGCTCATCAAGCAGGAGCAGGAGGGCGGGCGCCTGGTCGCGATGACCGGCGACGGCACCAACGACGCGCCCGCGCTCGCGCAGTCCGACGTCGGTGTCGCGATGAACACCGGCACGTCGGCCGCGAAGGAGGCCGGCAACATGGTCGACCTCGACAGCGACCCGACGAAGCTGATCGAGATCGTCGAGATCGGCAAGCAGCTGCTGATCACCCGCGGCGCGCTGACCACGTTCAGCGTCGCCAACGACCTCGCGAAGTACTTCGCGATCCTGCCCGCGATGTTCACCGGCATCTTCGCCCAGCTCGGCGCGCTCAACATCATGCACCTGGCCACGCCGAAGTCGGCGATCCTCTCCGCGGTCATCTTCAACGCGCTGATCATCGTCGTGCTCATCCCGCTGGCCCTGCGCGGCGTGCGGTACAAGCCGTCGTCGGCCTCGGCCCTGCTGCGCCGCAACCTGCTCGTCTACGGCCTCGGCGGCATCGTCAGCCCCTTCCTCGGGATCTGGCTGATCGACCTGCTCGTGCGCCTCATCCCTGGAATCGGGTGA